The nucleotide window GCGACTTCCAGAACCACAATCTGGCGCTCTAACCAACTGAGCTACACCCACCACGATGCTGAATAATACTAATATATAGGGTTGCAAAAAGCAAGAGTATTAATTTGGCGTCAGTGAAGCTACATTTTGGATTTCGCCTCAATTGCAAATATTGTTCCTGGATAATCAGTGATTATTTGTCTGTAAAGTTTATCTGCTTCTGAGGAATTTCCTGTAGCCCTGTAGCAATGAGCAAGGAATAATTTGGCTTCTTGGAGTATTGTGCTTTCAGGATTGATTTTTATCAACATATTTAGCTCTTTTATTGCTTCTGAATAGCATTGCGTATAGTAATAACACTCAGCTTTATATAACGAACTATATCCTAGTTTACTCAGAGGATACTGATCTTCCCATTTTTTTA belongs to bacterium and includes:
- a CDS encoding tetratricopeptide repeat protein; the encoded protein is MTDIAAFDFKNYDNAIIEYKDILKEYENKKNEETKQILINLGDSYKALGDSNNAAKYYISASSKKDIYMQGYYMHTISNYIKRKKINDAMEKIKKWEDQYPLSKLGYSSLYKAECYYYTQCYSEAIKELNMLIKINPESTILQEAKLFLAHCYRATGNSSEADKLYRQIITDYPGTIFAIEAKSKM